A DNA window from Brassica napus cultivar Da-Ae chromosome C1, Da-Ae, whole genome shotgun sequence contains the following coding sequences:
- the LOC125580065 gene encoding uncharacterized protein LOC125580065 → MAGKSLLTSGLRKTIGAGLNTCVWTEPWIPDIVARPPRPSDRVTYRHPKLLVHSFIRRDTRGWDTNLLLEYFHPEDIPLILKLRPSNTWSMDGYAWNYTKSGVYSVKSGYKRLQEIKACDVEVQVVQPSITGLQSHVWSIHALGKMRHFMWQALTGCIATTERLAYRHMGTDRSCPRCGDPEETINHLLFECPPPFRCGLYRTIRPFRVTSRVPLFIKTCFLFWKKKNVAHMEPLIETFPWILWYIWKTRNDKVFNGKEVSPVDTLQLASIEAECWRKANLLEDSEEEETQTAPSTISTLLADPQLPTCQIDASWIENDTVSGLGWFYKDQMGVERFGLQGCRKNISPLHDEMEGLIWAMSCLQDLLCTMIHIETDCSGLVDMIVNPTDWPAFAFELVSFKRLKAGFSVFNIDRIPRTKNLRADSLAKEARNIGVLFSHIDQTQPDRAFFRNDSSPTST, encoded by the coding sequence ATGGCAGGAAAATCGCTCCTCACATCGGGCCTACGAAAGACTATCGGAGCAGGTCTCAACACCTGTGTTTGGACTGAGCCTTGGATCCCTGATATTGTCGCTCGACCTCCGAGACCGTCTGATCGCGTTACTTATAGACACCCAAAACTCCTTGTTCATTCCTTTATTAGGCGTGATACAAGGGGTTGGGATACTAATCTTTTACTAGAATATTTTCACCCCGAGGATATCCCGCTTATTCTCAAACTGCGACCGAGCAACACGTGGTCCATGGACGGGTATGCATGGAACTACACAAAATCGGGAGTTTACTCAGTAAAATCAGGATATAAACGGTTACAGGAGATCAAAGCGTGTGACGTTGAAGTTCAGGTTGTACAACCTAGTATCACTGGTTTACAGAGCCATGTGTGGAGCATTCATGCTCTTGGGAAGATGAGACACTTTATGTGGCAAGCCTTGACAGGATGCATTGCGACGACAGAAAGACTTGCTTATAGACACATGGGCACTGATAGGAGCTGTCCTAGATGCGGTGACCCTGAGGAAACCATTAACCATCTTCTTTTTGAATGTCCCCCGCCCTTCAGATGTGGGCTTTATcggactatccgtcccttccgGGTTACTTCCCGAGTACCTCTGTTTATCAAAACATGCTTCCTCTtttggaagaagaaaaacgtgGCCCATATGGAACCACTTATTGAAACTTTCCCATGGATcttatggtacatttggaagacACGAAATGATAAAGTTTTTAATGGAAAAGAGGTATCACCTGTGGATACCCTCCAGCTAGCTTCCATTGAAGCCGAATGTTGGAGGAAAGCCAACCTACTTGAGGACAGCGAGGAAGAGGAGACACAGACTGCTCCTTCGACTATCTCGACTCTCCTTGCAGACCCTCAACTCCCGACCTGTCAAATCGATGCGTCATGGATTGAGAATGACACGGTTAGTGGTCTAGGGTGGTTTTATAAGGATCAAATGGGAGTTGAGAGATTTGGACTGCAAGGATGCCGGAAAAACATATCACCTCTCCATGATGAGATGGAAGGACTCATATGGGCAATGTCATGTTTGCAAGACCTACTTTGCACCATGATTCATATAGAGACGGATTGTTCCGGCCTAGTGGACATGATTGTGAACCCCACCGACTGGCCGGCGTTTGCCTTCGAGCTAGTCTCATTCAAACGCCTAAAGGCGGGTTTCTCGGTTTTTAACATTGACCGTATACCCAGAACCAAGAATTTGCGTGCAGATTCTCTCGCGAAGGAGGCAAGAAACATCggagttctcttttcccataTAGATCAGACCCAGCCGGACAGAGCGTTTTTTCGGAACGACTCAAGCCCGACTTCCACTTGA
- the LOC125580482 gene encoding homeobox-leucine zipper protein HDG12-like, with protein sequence MLTYFSECQHPDKKQRMQLSRKLGLVPRQVKFWFQNRRIQKAQQERADSSALKEESDRIRCENTAIREAYEHTICHNCAREGFKHCS encoded by the exons ATGTTAAC TTATTTCAGTGAGTGTCAACATCCAGATAAGAAACAGAGGATGCAACTTAGCAGAAAACTGGGTTTAGTTCCAAGACAGGTCAAGTTTTGGTTTCAGAACCGTAGAATACAGaag GCACAACAAGAAAGAGCTGATAGTAGTGCACTCAAGGAAGAGAGTGATAGGATTCGTTGCGAAAACACTGCCATTCGAGAAGCTTACGAACACACCATTTGCCACAACTGTG CTCGAGAGGGTTTCAAGCATTGCAGCTAA